The Sesamum indicum cultivar Zhongzhi No. 13 linkage group LG2, S_indicum_v1.0, whole genome shotgun sequence genome contains a region encoding:
- the LOC105156427 gene encoding protein decapping 5 isoform X2 has protein sequence MAAESSTAAASSRSGGAGASADSYIGSLISLTSKSEIRYEGILYNINTEESSIGLRNVRSFGTEGRKKDGPQVPPSDKIYEYILFRGSDIKDLQVKASPPVQTTPPINSDPAIIQSHYPRPTPPPPTSLPTAPSGSLADHGSHSAQMGLPGSTFQSGLPLYQPGGNLNSWGPSPPNANGSGLAMPMYWQGFYGTPNGLPQLPQQSLLRPPPGLSLLPSMQQMQFSGFNSSLPPAGSSLPTANLPDYHSSLVPSSTGSSSLTSTSLPASTLSLNMPPLQPVSLSSETMTNPLANKAPITATSTSSPGPGLPSLAHLPTSVPDNAGVPLAVSKPVPIAGPTALPQQAISQSGTSVAVASGSVLTESPTPLLITPGQLLHSGPATASAPQPLQTVQKDVEVVQVSSKPSAEPTVPVVTEAQPPILPLPPNSRAQKPNGSAYHMRNNYRGRGGRGSGISRPVTKFTEDFDFTAMNEKFKKDEVWGHLGKSNKSQSKDKEGNGSDIGEDDSQDEDVAELPKIEVKSVYNKDDFFDSLSCNALDNDPNNGRTRYSEQMKLDTETFGEFSRYRGGRGGRGPGRVGGRFRGSYHGRGYGGYNSYVGRGRGRGTQNRAS, from the exons ATGGCGGCGGAGAGTTCAACGGCCGCGGCGAGCAGTAGATCTGGTGGTGCAGGTGCATCTGCGGACTCCTACATCGGCAGCTTGATAAGCTTGACTTCGAAGAGTGAGATCAGGTACGAGGGCATACTCTACAACATCAACACCGAAGAGTCTAGCATCGGCTTACGCAACG TGAGATCATTCGGTACAGAAGGACGGAAAAAAGATGGTCCACAAGTCCCTCCAAGTgacaaaatttatgaatacaTTCTATTTAGAGGAAGTGATATCAAG GATTTACAGGTCAAAGCTTCTCCACCAGTTCAAACTACTCCGCCAATTAACAGTGATCCCGCAATTATTCAG TCTCACTATCCTCGTCCAACCCCACCACCTCCTACAAGCTTGCCTACAGCTCCTAGCGGATCTTTGGCAGATCATGGTTCCCATTCTGCACAGATGGGGCTCCCTGGGTCAACTTTCCAAAGTGGTTTGCCTTTATATCAACCAGGAGGAAACTTGAACTCTTGGGGCCCGTCTCCACCCAACGCTAATGGCAGTGGGTTAGCTATGCCAATGTA TTGGCAGGGGTTCTATGGAACACCTAATGGGCTGCCTCAACTGCCGCAGCAGTCCTTGCTTCGGCCACCTCCTGGCCTGTCTCTTCTTCCTTCGATGCAACAGATGCAATTTTCTGGTTTCAATTCATCTCTGCCACCAGCAGGATCTAGCTTGCCAACTGCTAATTTACCAGATTATCATTCTTCCTTGGTTCCCAGCAGCACAGGTTCTTCTAGTTTAACATCTACTTCTTTACCTGCTTCAACTTTATCTTTGAATATGCCACCTCTGCAACCTGTGTCGCTATCGTCTGAAACAATGACCAATCCTCTGGCAAACAAAGCTCCTATTACCGCTACCTCTACATCGTCTCCGGGTCCTGGCTTGCCATCTCTGGCTCATCTTCCTACTTCAGTTCCTGATAATGCAGGAGTACCTTTAGCAGTTAGCAAACCTGTTCCAATAGCTGGCCCAACAGCTTTGCCCCAGCAGGCCATATCTCAGTCTGGAACATCTGTTGCTGTGGCATCTGGTTCAGTTCTTACAGAATCACCTACACCTTTGCTTATAACGCCAGGACAGCTCCTGCATTCTGGACCAGCTACTGCCTCTGCACCTCAGCCTTTACAAACAGTGCAGAAGGATGTGGAGGTTGTACAAGTGTCTTCGAAGCCGTCAGCAGAACCTACAGTCCCGGTAGTAACAGAAGCTCAACCACCAATATTGCCTTTGCCACCAAATTCTCGAGCTCAAAAg CCAAATGGAAGTGCTTATCACATGCGTAATAATTACCGAGGGCGAGGTGGAAGAGGATCAGGG ATTTCACGCCCAGTGACGAAATTCACTGAAGATTTTGATTTTACGGCAATGAatgagaaattcaaaaaagatGAAGTATGGGGTCATCTGGGAAAAAGCAATAAATCACAATCAAAGGATAAAGAAGGAAATGGAAGTGACATTGGTGAAGATGATTCACAGGATGAGGATGTTGCTGAATTGCCAAAGATTGAGGTCAAG TCTGTTTATAATAAGGATGATTTTTTCGATTCTCTATCTTGCAATGCCCTGGACAATGACCCGAATAACGGGAGGACTAGGTATTCAGAGCAAATGAAATTAGATACTGAG ACATTTGGAGAATTTTCAAGGTATCGGGGTGGTCGTGGCGGTCGTGGCCCTGGACGTGTTGGTGGTCGGTTCCGTGGCTCTTACCATGGAAGAGGCTATGGTGGATATAATAGCTATGTGGGTAGGGGCCGTGGTCGAGGTACGCAGAACCGTGCTTCCTAG
- the LOC105156424 gene encoding uncharacterized protein At1g26090, chloroplastic isoform X2: protein MPFCSSLLLGQSGFCPPDFPDLYCSSPVRTSHRRRRKAKRYGALRLTLAAANAAKNDAGNSKSAKLITFLGKGGSGKTTAAIFAAQHYAMSGLKTCLVIQSQDPTAEYLLNCKIGPSLTECTDNLSALRLETTKMMLEPLKRLKQADGRLNMTQGVLEGVVGEELGVLPGMDSIFSALELERLVGFFGNVVSRNSEIGKFDVVIYDGISTEETIRMIGATSKARLYLKYLRSLAEKTDLGRVAGPSLLRLADDALSLTGRSTSLNGRMSSEIWDYLEQTLEKGSCVFAEPHKFGCYLVMNPTNPLSLNCALRHWGCAIQAGARVSGAFVVTPPNSPITFSETVEINFSPLPFAFIPHLEFGIHLHWKEIMMSNQSKDARALLSETTNKSLLSSVQFDPSNKSVKLFMPGFDKSEIKLYQFFKHCSLEVDQSCWWKQVIRGV from the exons ATGCCGTTCTGCTCTTCACTCCTCCTCGGGCAATCAGGTTTTTGCCCTCCCGATTTCCCAGATTTGTACTGTTCTTCACCTGTGAGAACGTCACAcagaaggagaagaaaagcAAAGAGATATGGGGCTTTGCGTTTGACCCTTGCCGCTGCCAATGCCGCAAAAAATGATGCTGGTAATAGTAAGTCGGCAAAGCTTATTACTTTCTTGGGTAAAGGCGGCTCTGGTAAAACAACTGCTGCCATTTTTGCAGCTCAG CATTATGCTATGTCAGGTCTGAAGACATGTCTAGTGATACAGTCTCAAGATCCTACTGCTGAATATCTTCTTAACTGTAAGATTGGACCATCTCTTACTGAATGCACTGACAATCTGTCAGCTCTTAGGCTTGAAACTACAAAG ATGATGCTGGAACCCCTTAAGCGACTGAAGCAGGCAGATGGTCGTCTGAATATGACACAAGGTGTTCTTGAAGGG GTGGTGGGTGAAGAGCTTGGTGTACTTCCTGGTATGGATTCCATATTTTCTGCATTGGAACTCGAACGGCTTGTAGGATTCTTTGGGAATGTGGTTTCTAGGAATAGTGAGATAGGCAAATTTGATGTAGTCATATATGATGGTATAAGCACTGAAGAAACAATCCGGATGATTGGTGCTACCAGTAAAGCGAG ATTAtacttgaaatatttgagGAGTCTAGCTGAAAAGACTGATCTAGGGAGGGTAGCAGGTCCATCTCTCTTGAGACTTGCGGATGATGCCCTGAGTTTGACTGGCAGAAGTACAAGTCTGAATGGAAGAATGAGTTCGGAGATATGGGATTATCTAGAGCAAACATTGGAG AAAGGATCTTGTGTCTTTGCAGAACCTCATAAATTTGGCTGCTATCTTGTGATGAATCCAACCAATCCTTTATCTCTAAATTGTGCATTACGTCACTGGGGTTGTGCCATTCAAGCAGGCGCACGAGTATCTGGTGCATTTGTTGTAACGCCACCAAATTCTCCTATTACATTTTCTGAGACTGTTGAGATCAACTTCTCACCCTTGCCTTTTGCTTTCATTCCACATCTCGAATTTGGTATCCATCTGCACTGGAAAGAGATCATGATGAGCAATCAAAGCAAAGATGCTCGAGCTCTACTTTCAGAAACTACCAATAAGAGCCTCCTGTCTTCAGTACAGTTTGatccatcaaataaatctGTGAAGCTATTCATGCCAGGTTTTGACAAGTCAGAAATCAAGCTGTACCAA TTTTTTAAACATTGCAGTTTAGAGGTGGATCAGAGTTGCTGGTGGAAGCAGGTGATCAGAGGCGTGTAA
- the LOC105156424 gene encoding uncharacterized protein At1g26090, chloroplastic isoform X1: MPFCSSLLLGQSGFCPPDFPDLYCSSPVRTSHRRRRKAKRYGALRLTLAAANAAKNDAGNSKSAKLITFLGKGGSGKTTAAIFAAQHYAMSGLKTCLVIQSQDPTAEYLLNCKIGPSLTECTDNLSALRLETTKMMLEPLKRLKQADGRLNMTQGVLEGVVGEELGVLPGMDSIFSALELERLVGFFGNVVSRNSEIGKFDVVIYDGISTEETIRMIGATSKARLYLKYLRSLAEKTDLGRVAGPSLLRLADDALSLTGRSTSLNGRMSSEIWDYLEQTLEKGSCVFAEPHKFGCYLVMNPTNPLSLNCALRHWGCAIQAGARVSGAFVVTPPNSPITFSETVEINFSPLPFAFIPHLEFGIHLHWKEIMMSNQSKDARALLSETTNKSLLSSVQFDPSNKSVKLFMPGFDKSEIKLYQFRGGSELLVEAGDQRRVICLPPQIQGKVAGAKFVDRSLVITIR; this comes from the exons ATGCCGTTCTGCTCTTCACTCCTCCTCGGGCAATCAGGTTTTTGCCCTCCCGATTTCCCAGATTTGTACTGTTCTTCACCTGTGAGAACGTCACAcagaaggagaagaaaagcAAAGAGATATGGGGCTTTGCGTTTGACCCTTGCCGCTGCCAATGCCGCAAAAAATGATGCTGGTAATAGTAAGTCGGCAAAGCTTATTACTTTCTTGGGTAAAGGCGGCTCTGGTAAAACAACTGCTGCCATTTTTGCAGCTCAG CATTATGCTATGTCAGGTCTGAAGACATGTCTAGTGATACAGTCTCAAGATCCTACTGCTGAATATCTTCTTAACTGTAAGATTGGACCATCTCTTACTGAATGCACTGACAATCTGTCAGCTCTTAGGCTTGAAACTACAAAG ATGATGCTGGAACCCCTTAAGCGACTGAAGCAGGCAGATGGTCGTCTGAATATGACACAAGGTGTTCTTGAAGGG GTGGTGGGTGAAGAGCTTGGTGTACTTCCTGGTATGGATTCCATATTTTCTGCATTGGAACTCGAACGGCTTGTAGGATTCTTTGGGAATGTGGTTTCTAGGAATAGTGAGATAGGCAAATTTGATGTAGTCATATATGATGGTATAAGCACTGAAGAAACAATCCGGATGATTGGTGCTACCAGTAAAGCGAG ATTAtacttgaaatatttgagGAGTCTAGCTGAAAAGACTGATCTAGGGAGGGTAGCAGGTCCATCTCTCTTGAGACTTGCGGATGATGCCCTGAGTTTGACTGGCAGAAGTACAAGTCTGAATGGAAGAATGAGTTCGGAGATATGGGATTATCTAGAGCAAACATTGGAG AAAGGATCTTGTGTCTTTGCAGAACCTCATAAATTTGGCTGCTATCTTGTGATGAATCCAACCAATCCTTTATCTCTAAATTGTGCATTACGTCACTGGGGTTGTGCCATTCAAGCAGGCGCACGAGTATCTGGTGCATTTGTTGTAACGCCACCAAATTCTCCTATTACATTTTCTGAGACTGTTGAGATCAACTTCTCACCCTTGCCTTTTGCTTTCATTCCACATCTCGAATTTGGTATCCATCTGCACTGGAAAGAGATCATGATGAGCAATCAAAGCAAAGATGCTCGAGCTCTACTTTCAGAAACTACCAATAAGAGCCTCCTGTCTTCAGTACAGTTTGatccatcaaataaatctGTGAAGCTATTCATGCCAGGTTTTGACAAGTCAGAAATCAAGCTGTACCAA TTTAGAGGTGGATCAGAGTTGCTGGTGGAAGCAGGTGATCAGAGGCGTGTAATATGTCTTCCTCCTCAAATTCAGGGCAAGGTAGCCGGTGCCAAATTTGTAGATAGAAGTCTTGTGATCACGATACGATAG
- the LOC105156427 gene encoding protein decapping 5 isoform X1 — protein sequence MAAESSTAAASSRSGGAGASADSYIGSLISLTSKSEIRYEGILYNINTEESSIGLRNVRSFGTEGRKKDGPQVPPSDKIYEYILFRGSDIKDLQVKASPPVQTTPPINSDPAIIQSHYPRPTPPPPTSLPTAPSGSLADHGSHSAQMGLPGSTFQSGLPLYQPGGNLNSWGPSPPNANGSGLAMPMYWQGFYGTPNGLPQLPWQGFYGTPNGLPQLPQQSLLRPPPGLSLLPSMQQMQFSGFNSSLPPAGSSLPTANLPDYHSSLVPSSTGSSSLTSTSLPASTLSLNMPPLQPVSLSSETMTNPLANKAPITATSTSSPGPGLPSLAHLPTSVPDNAGVPLAVSKPVPIAGPTALPQQAISQSGTSVAVASGSVLTESPTPLLITPGQLLHSGPATASAPQPLQTVQKDVEVVQVSSKPSAEPTVPVVTEAQPPILPLPPNSRAQKPNGSAYHMRNNYRGRGGRGSGISRPVTKFTEDFDFTAMNEKFKKDEVWGHLGKSNKSQSKDKEGNGSDIGEDDSQDEDVAELPKIEVKSVYNKDDFFDSLSCNALDNDPNNGRTRYSEQMKLDTETFGEFSRYRGGRGGRGPGRVGGRFRGSYHGRGYGGYNSYVGRGRGRGTQNRAS from the exons ATGGCGGCGGAGAGTTCAACGGCCGCGGCGAGCAGTAGATCTGGTGGTGCAGGTGCATCTGCGGACTCCTACATCGGCAGCTTGATAAGCTTGACTTCGAAGAGTGAGATCAGGTACGAGGGCATACTCTACAACATCAACACCGAAGAGTCTAGCATCGGCTTACGCAACG TGAGATCATTCGGTACAGAAGGACGGAAAAAAGATGGTCCACAAGTCCCTCCAAGTgacaaaatttatgaatacaTTCTATTTAGAGGAAGTGATATCAAG GATTTACAGGTCAAAGCTTCTCCACCAGTTCAAACTACTCCGCCAATTAACAGTGATCCCGCAATTATTCAG TCTCACTATCCTCGTCCAACCCCACCACCTCCTACAAGCTTGCCTACAGCTCCTAGCGGATCTTTGGCAGATCATGGTTCCCATTCTGCACAGATGGGGCTCCCTGGGTCAACTTTCCAAAGTGGTTTGCCTTTATATCAACCAGGAGGAAACTTGAACTCTTGGGGCCCGTCTCCACCCAACGCTAATGGCAGTGGGTTAGCTATGCCAATGTATTGGCAAGGTTTCTATGGAACACCTAATGGGCTGCCTCAACTGCCTTGGCAGGGGTTCTATGGAACACCTAATGGGCTGCCTCAACTGCCGCAGCAGTCCTTGCTTCGGCCACCTCCTGGCCTGTCTCTTCTTCCTTCGATGCAACAGATGCAATTTTCTGGTTTCAATTCATCTCTGCCACCAGCAGGATCTAGCTTGCCAACTGCTAATTTACCAGATTATCATTCTTCCTTGGTTCCCAGCAGCACAGGTTCTTCTAGTTTAACATCTACTTCTTTACCTGCTTCAACTTTATCTTTGAATATGCCACCTCTGCAACCTGTGTCGCTATCGTCTGAAACAATGACCAATCCTCTGGCAAACAAAGCTCCTATTACCGCTACCTCTACATCGTCTCCGGGTCCTGGCTTGCCATCTCTGGCTCATCTTCCTACTTCAGTTCCTGATAATGCAGGAGTACCTTTAGCAGTTAGCAAACCTGTTCCAATAGCTGGCCCAACAGCTTTGCCCCAGCAGGCCATATCTCAGTCTGGAACATCTGTTGCTGTGGCATCTGGTTCAGTTCTTACAGAATCACCTACACCTTTGCTTATAACGCCAGGACAGCTCCTGCATTCTGGACCAGCTACTGCCTCTGCACCTCAGCCTTTACAAACAGTGCAGAAGGATGTGGAGGTTGTACAAGTGTCTTCGAAGCCGTCAGCAGAACCTACAGTCCCGGTAGTAACAGAAGCTCAACCACCAATATTGCCTTTGCCACCAAATTCTCGAGCTCAAAAg CCAAATGGAAGTGCTTATCACATGCGTAATAATTACCGAGGGCGAGGTGGAAGAGGATCAGGG ATTTCACGCCCAGTGACGAAATTCACTGAAGATTTTGATTTTACGGCAATGAatgagaaattcaaaaaagatGAAGTATGGGGTCATCTGGGAAAAAGCAATAAATCACAATCAAAGGATAAAGAAGGAAATGGAAGTGACATTGGTGAAGATGATTCACAGGATGAGGATGTTGCTGAATTGCCAAAGATTGAGGTCAAG TCTGTTTATAATAAGGATGATTTTTTCGATTCTCTATCTTGCAATGCCCTGGACAATGACCCGAATAACGGGAGGACTAGGTATTCAGAGCAAATGAAATTAGATACTGAG ACATTTGGAGAATTTTCAAGGTATCGGGGTGGTCGTGGCGGTCGTGGCCCTGGACGTGTTGGTGGTCGGTTCCGTGGCTCTTACCATGGAAGAGGCTATGGTGGATATAATAGCTATGTGGGTAGGGGCCGTGGTCGAGGTACGCAGAACCGTGCTTCCTAG
- the LOC105156423 gene encoding uncharacterized protein LOC105156423, with protein MVRPIPIHVGEISFSPVPLAIALFVSVSALVALCAKHARQVPSKYDETETSTPKSPGLRTPKQLITTLSNKAMIPLVHAKKSLLHPGNNNTKAQEEMGLWQKAILMGEKCQPPEFSGVIYYDYSGNRIPEMPKSPRAAHMSPLRNFTSFPAQRMDKSLH; from the coding sequence ATGGTACGCCCCATACCAATCCATGTGGGTGAAATCAGTTTCTCCCCAGTCCCTCTCGCAATAGCCCTGTTTGTTTCGGTGTCTGCCCTCGTAGCACTCTGTGCAAAGCATGCAAGGCAAGTCCCAAGCAAGTACGACGAGACCGAAACAAGCACGCCGAAATCGCCGGGATTACGGACGCCGAAGCAGCTCATCACAACTCTCAGCAACAAAGCCATGATACCGCTGGTTCACGCCAAGAAATCCCTGCTGCACCCAGGTAACAACAACACCAAAGCGCAAGAAGAGATGGGATTGTGGCAGAAGGCAATCCTGATGGGAGAGAAATGCCAGCCGCCGGAGTTCTCCGGGGTCATATATTACGACTACTCCGGTAATAGGATCCCGGAGATGCCTAAGTCCCCCCGAGCCGCACACATGAGCCCTTTGAgaaattttacttcttttccTGCCCAGAGGATGGATAAGTCCTTGCATTAA
- the LOC105156425 gene encoding uncharacterized protein LOC105156425, giving the protein MCSSMSSFSLCLPSKIPFLLHQRFNLSFSSNPLYIRPRNPNRFLLSASIAEKNSSLEFSWTSWDKVASDDYNGWAIAEESAPRPVKKKGLHKFAVIGIGASVAAVLGFLAYFSLSSKGGGLQLRSRFNALRGFSVPSFTDKDENKSEEVSDNASLKVAQVPEENSSDVLDAFGQTETSFNTMKERKLERIIVPFAVDSVQQEALLVLKKLKIIEDDARADELCTRREYARWLVRSNSQLERSRKHRINSSAALSGSRITAFDDVGVEDPDFEFIQSLAEAGIVRSKLSDGNSGPNVNNVEDKGPVDFSPERFISRQDLVSWKAKIEYEVMPGIYEKMSRKNIGFLDVKEISSDALVELFVDILADEKSIVRGVFGQSKRLQPTKPCTKAQAAVALTSGRMKEIIQAEISRLEAENVLRQIELQEVMSELLSRGDIKQYWERKIGEERSRGLEVEMDYRAAITALEQEKNFQETALAELVKQKAALDCQEQLLSSLKAEVTDMTEKLSCERAKIVEEQRGIQDIQHNLQVNFERLLDTKSILEAEVEALRILRSWVEDEARKSQARAKVLEEAGRRWKWDS; this is encoded by the exons ATGTGCTCTTCAATGTCATCCTTTTCACTCTGCCTCCCATCAAAGATCCCGTTTTTGTTACACCAACGTTTCAATCTCAGTTTTTCAAGCAACCCATTATACATCAGGCCAAGAAACCCTAACCGCTTTTTGCTGTCAGCTTCAATTGCTGAGAAGAATTCGAGTCTTGAATTTTCGTGGACTTCTTGGGACAAAGTTGCCTCTGATGACTACAATGGTTGGGCCATTGCGGAGGAATCTGCTCCGAGACCTGTTAAAAAGAAGG GCCTGCATAAATTTGCGGTAATTGGTATTGGAGCTTCAGTTGCTGCTGTTCTTGGGTTCCTTGCCTATTTTTCACTCTCGAGTAAAG GTGGTGGGCTTCAACTCAGGAGTCGGTTTAATGCTTTACGTGGATTTTCGGTGCCTTCATTCACTGATAAGGATGAGAATAAAAGTGAAGAAGTTAGTGATAATGCATCATTGAAAGTTGCTCAGGTGCCAGAGGAAAATTCGAGCGATGTCTTGGATGCATTTGGGCAAACAG AGACAAGCTTTAATACCATGAAAGAACGAAAGCTTGAGCGTATTATAGTTCCATTTGCTGTGGATTCTGTTCAACAAGAAGCTCTCTTGGTACTAAAGAAACTCAAG ATTATTGAAGATGATGCCAGAGCAGATGAACTCTGCACAAGACGGGAATATGCACGGTGGTTAGTGCGATCAAATTCACAACTGGAGAG AAGTAGGAAGCATCGCATAAATTCCTCAGCAGCACTTTCTGGATCTAGAATTACTGCCTTTGATGATGTAGGAGTTGAAGACcctgattttgaatttattcaaT CTCTAGCTGAGGCTGGTATTGTTAGAAGCAAACTATCAGATGGGAACTCCGGTCCAAATGTGAATAATGTAGAAGATAAAGGACCAGTGGATTTTTCTCCTGAGAG GTTTATATCTCGCCAGGATCTAGTTAGCTGGAAAGCAAAAATAGAGTACGAAGTCATGCCAGGAATCTATGAAAAG ATGTCAAGGAAGAACATCGGTTTTCTAGATGTGAAGGAGATCTCTTCAGATGCATTGGTGGAGCTTTTTGTGGACATTCTGGCTGATGAAAAGAGCATAGTCAGAGGAGTTTTTG GACAGAGCAAGCGATTGCAACCTACTAAACCATGCACAAAAGCTCAGGCTGCAGTGGCACTAACTAGCGGAAGAATGAAAGAAATCATACAGGCAGAGATATCAAGACTGGAAGCTGAAAATGTTTTAAGACAAATTGAATTGCAAGAAGTGATGTCTGAGCTTCTTTCGAGAGGCGACATAAAGCAGTACTGGGAAAGAAAGATTGGAGAAGAAAGAAGTCGTGGCTTGGAAGTGGAAATGGATTACCGTGCAGCCATTACTGCTTTGGAACAGGAGAAGAACTTTCAAGAGACAGCTTTAGCTGAATTGGTGAAGCAGAAGGCAGCTTTGGATTGTCAGGAACAGTTACTTTCTAGTTTAAAAGCAGAAGTCACGGATATGACAGAAAAACTTTCGTGTGAGAGGGCTAAGATTGTTGAGGAGCAGCGTGGCATACAGGATATACAACATAATTTACAGGTGAATTTTGAAAGATTGCTTGATACAAAGTCAATATTGGAAGCTGAAGTAGAAGCATTGCGAATATTGAG ATCCTGGGTTGAGGACGAGGCAAGAAAAAGCCAAGCTCGTGCAAAGGTCCTTGAGGAGGCTGGCCGGAGATGGAAATGGGACAGTTGA